In Phaeobacter piscinae, one genomic interval encodes:
- a CDS encoding M50 family metallopeptidase: MTARGGNRFLMLSAGYTGSLLIGAALFVIALRTDWDRRILALFGALTLLIAAIYIRDLFALVFTLTTGVLMLATARYLSLAVNDLVLRVIGISSMIYAPLDAWDDTIARSYLRSDARMMAEEIGGTTVIWGGLWLVISLAVIGLTLRYGLGRSSNISLPRSL, encoded by the coding sequence GTGACCGCGCGGGGTGGCAACCGCTTTCTGATGCTGTCAGCCGGGTATACCGGTTCGCTGCTCATTGGGGCTGCGTTGTTTGTCATCGCCCTGCGCACCGATTGGGATCGGAGAATCCTCGCCCTGTTTGGGGCACTCACGCTGCTTATTGCGGCCATCTATATCCGTGATCTCTTCGCGCTGGTCTTCACCCTGACGACAGGCGTGTTGATGTTGGCCACCGCGCGCTATCTCAGCCTTGCCGTCAATGACCTGGTCCTGCGGGTTATCGGCATCAGCAGCATGATCTATGCGCCGCTTGATGCCTGGGACGATACAATCGCGCGCTCTTACCTGCGCTCCGACGCCCGTATGATGGCGGAGGAAATTGGCGGGACGACCGTCATTTGGGGTGGTCTCTGGCTGGTGATCAGCCTCGCAGTGATCGGCCTGACGCTTCGATACGGGCTTGGTCGATCCAGCAATATCTCCCTGCCCCGCAGCCTCTAG
- a CDS encoding M50 family metallopeptidase, translated as MQVLRRVITGHWQLMCLSLVIVLLWSTPAVLPLRILTVFLHETSHAIVTLATGGEVLNLTMTPMRAAA; from the coding sequence ATGCAGGTTCTTCGGCGTGTGATCACAGGACATTGGCAGCTGATGTGCCTATCGCTGGTGATCGTGCTGCTCTGGTCCACGCCAGCTGTGCTGCCACTGCGTATCCTGACCGTCTTCCTGCATGAAACATCTCATGCCATTGTCACCCTTGCCACCGGCGGTGAGGTTCTCAATCTCACCATGACCCCTATGAGGGCGGCAGCGTGA
- a CDS encoding UbiH/UbiF family hydroxylase, with protein sequence MADSCDILISGGGIAGLTAAATLGAAGFKVICVDPTPPVTLRDDAGADLRTTAILQPAKALLQEAGIWTRLDSHAAPLEIMRIIDAGGAEPVARVTKDFKSADISDQPFGWNLPNWLLRRELLARLDDLDTVDFRPGLGTSNLFTRTNAAQITLSDGSCVTARLVLACDGRDSPMRRAAGIPVRTTRYGQKALAFAVTHAQPHQNVSTEIHRSGGPFTLVPLPDHNGQPSSAIVWMERGPRAQALQRMDVDAFEAEMNRRSCGVLGQLRLASRRSIWPIISQSAARMNGERLALMAEAAHVVPPIGAQGLNMSLGDLRVLLDLAQARPEGLGDAAMLDSYHKARHSDILMRVKGIDLLNRTSMLTPRPLRDLRAFGLNALYSMAPVRKTLMQMGLGVK encoded by the coding sequence ATGGCTGACAGTTGCGACATTCTGATTTCCGGTGGCGGTATCGCTGGGCTGACCGCTGCGGCGACACTGGGGGCTGCCGGGTTCAAGGTGATCTGCGTCGACCCGACGCCGCCCGTGACGCTGCGCGACGATGCCGGGGCCGATCTGCGCACCACCGCGATCCTGCAACCAGCCAAGGCACTGCTGCAAGAGGCGGGGATCTGGACACGGCTCGACAGCCACGCCGCCCCGCTGGAGATTATGCGGATCATTGATGCAGGCGGTGCTGAGCCCGTGGCCCGCGTCACCAAGGATTTCAAATCTGCCGACATCTCTGATCAACCGTTTGGCTGGAACCTGCCCAACTGGCTCCTGCGCCGCGAACTTCTGGCGCGTCTTGATGACCTCGATACCGTGGATTTCCGCCCCGGTCTTGGCACCAGTAACCTGTTCACGCGCACAAACGCCGCACAGATCACCCTGAGTGACGGCAGTTGCGTCACCGCCCGCCTGGTGCTGGCCTGTGATGGGCGCGACAGCCCGATGCGACGCGCGGCCGGGATTCCCGTACGAACAACCCGTTACGGGCAGAAAGCGCTGGCGTTTGCCGTTACACACGCGCAGCCACATCAGAACGTCTCGACCGAAATCCACCGCTCCGGCGGGCCGTTCACACTGGTGCCGCTGCCGGATCACAACGGCCAGCCCTCGTCCGCCATTGTCTGGATGGAACGCGGCCCACGGGCGCAGGCGCTGCAGCGCATGGATGTGGACGCTTTCGAGGCTGAAATGAACCGGCGCAGCTGCGGCGTCCTGGGACAGCTGCGGCTTGCCTCCCGCCGCAGCATCTGGCCCATCATCAGCCAATCAGCCGCCCGCATGAATGGCGAACGCCTGGCCCTGATGGCAGAAGCCGCCCATGTGGTGCCGCCCATCGGGGCGCAGGGTCTGAACATGTCGCTGGGCGATCTGCGCGTGCTGCTGGATTTGGCGCAGGCCCGTCCCGAAGGGCTGGGTGATGCTGCCATGCTCGACAGCTACCACAAGGCCCGCCACAGCGATATTCTGATGCGGGTGAAGGGGATCGACCTGTTGAACCGGACCTCCATGCTGACCCCGCGTCCGCTGCGTGATCTGCGCGCCTTTGGGCTCAATGCGCTCTACTCCATGGCACCGGTGCGCAAAACGCTCATGCAGATGGGGCTGGGTGTCAAATAG
- a CDS encoding pyrimidine 5'-nucleotidase has protein sequence MVSQSFSHVRHWVFDLDNTLYHPSARLFDQIEVKMTDYVMTALGVDQQIANKLRDDYWREHGTTLAGLMAHHDLDPDPFLLEVHDINFDQLEPDALLAERIKTLPGKRIIYTNGTAPYAEQVLAARGLEGCFDEIYGVEHANYRPKPERQAFDIIFAKAGIDTAKAAMFEDDPRNLQAPHDLGMRTVHVAPEATPGVHIDHHTDDLTGFLGLL, from the coding sequence ATGGTATCGCAATCTTTCTCTCACGTCCGCCACTGGGTGTTCGACCTCGACAACACCCTCTATCATCCATCTGCCCGGCTGTTTGACCAGATTGAGGTCAAGATGACGGATTATGTCATGACTGCCCTTGGCGTTGACCAGCAAATAGCCAACAAGCTGCGCGACGACTATTGGCGCGAGCATGGCACCACCCTTGCGGGGTTGATGGCACATCATGATCTGGATCCAGATCCGTTCCTGCTGGAGGTCCACGATATCAATTTCGATCAGCTGGAGCCGGACGCTCTGCTGGCTGAGCGGATCAAGACCCTGCCCGGCAAACGGATCATCTATACCAATGGCACCGCGCCCTATGCCGAGCAGGTGCTGGCCGCGCGAGGGCTTGAGGGCTGTTTTGACGAAATCTACGGCGTTGAACACGCCAACTATCGTCCCAAGCCGGAGCGCCAGGCTTTTGACATCATCTTTGCCAAGGCCGGCATCGACACAGCAAAGGCCGCGATGTTTGAGGACGATCCGCGCAACCTGCAGGCCCCGCATGATCTGGGCATGCGGACCGTCCATGTCGCGCCCGAGGCAACACCCGGCGTGCATATCGACCATCATACTGATGACCTGACCGGGTTTCTCGGCCTGCTCTGA
- a CDS encoding GntR family transcriptional regulator, protein MSLPRSTSQTDAYALILEAIDVGVYRPGDRLVESDLADRFGVSRTPIREALQRLETQSLLERDGRSLIVASLDHNQMAELYVVRRELEGLAASLAARHATEEEIRVLQEMVASDDAFVDNPTELAKANRRFHEQIHLASHNRYLVQQLNLVHRTMALMATTSLAAEGRGRIAQAEHKSIVNAIERRDEEAAGRALKDHISVAFMTRLKQDAGDRSKG, encoded by the coding sequence ATGAGCCTTCCTCGCAGTACCAGCCAGACCGACGCTTATGCGCTGATCCTTGAAGCCATTGATGTCGGGGTCTATCGCCCCGGTGACCGTCTGGTCGAAAGCGACCTTGCGGACAGGTTTGGTGTGTCACGCACCCCGATCCGCGAGGCCTTGCAGCGATTGGAGACGCAGTCGCTGCTGGAACGTGACGGGCGGTCGCTGATTGTTGCCTCGCTGGACCATAACCAGATGGCGGAACTTTATGTGGTGCGGCGTGAGCTGGAAGGGCTGGCCGCCAGCCTTGCGGCGCGGCATGCCACCGAAGAAGAGATCCGGGTGCTGCAGGAGATGGTCGCCTCGGATGATGCCTTTGTCGACAATCCGACGGAGCTGGCCAAGGCGAACCGTCGCTTTCATGAGCAGATCCATCTGGCCTCCCACAATCGGTATCTGGTGCAGCAGCTGAACCTCGTGCATCGCACCATGGCGCTGATGGCAACCACATCACTCGCTGCGGAGGGGCGGGGCCGGATCGCGCAGGCGGAGCATAAGAGCATTGTGAACGCCATTGAGCGGCGCGACGAAGAGGCTGCTGGCCGGGCGCTGAAGGATCATATTTCGGTGGCCTTCATGACACGGTTGAAACAGGACGCTGGCGATCGCAGCAAGGGGTAG